A genomic window from Cotesia glomerata isolate CgM1 linkage group LG7, MPM_Cglom_v2.3, whole genome shotgun sequence includes:
- the LOC123269849 gene encoding venom acid phosphatase Acph-1-like — MINVRLVFASIALLGAAGALSIGRGDGDQSQGEKDQSTLRQVTLLMRHGQRAPVDTYPTDPHINSTMDPYGWGQLTDKGRLVAYNEGLFLRDRYGEFLGDDYSPDKFWLQSTSADRAKMTAMILSAALWKPNEKQKFKSGVDWQPVVLHYWTRPEDKLLIIWNACPKLTVERVKVDHDPAVREINMKNQDMYAYVAEYSGLPIKNPGDIANVYGTLVSEEKMGMKLPEWVHKYYPRKMSPLMVFSLSQNVWNDKLRRLSGGPFVTKMVNKMEDRSTGKLTPKSRKMYAYVAHDNTVVNMLSTMGVWDEIEPGFNAMVLVELHESNGQWYVQLFYRNAPDYETRPLTVPGCEHQCPLEKFKELMSPMIIDNYEDECKVDDPNYEIPPAPPA, encoded by the exons ATGATTAACGTGAGACTGGTGTTTGCAAGCATAGCGTTGTTGGGCGCCGCAGGAg CTTTGTCAATTGGCAGAGGCGATGGCGACCAGTCGCAGGGTGAAAAGGACCAGAGCACATTGAGACAAGTCACTTTG tTAATGCGACACGGACAACGCGCACCGGTTGACACCTACCCGACAGACCCGCACATTAATTCTACCATGGATCCTTACGGATGGGGACAGCTCACTGAT AAAGGACGCCTGGTAGCTTACAACGAAGGTTTGTTCCTTCGGGACCGATACGGAGAATTTTTGGGTGACGATTATTCGCCCGACAAGTTCTGGCTGCAAAGTACTTCCGCGGACCGAGCAAAGATGACCGCGATGATATTGTCAGCGGCGCTGTGGAAGCCCAACGAGAAGCAGAAGTTCAAATCCGGGGTTGACTGGCAACCTGTTGTGCTTCATTACTGGACCAGGCCTGAAGAtaag CTGCTGATTATTTGGAACGCTTGTCCAAAATTAACTGTTGAACGAGTCAAGGTCGATCACGATCCAGCTGTACGAGAAATTAACATGAAAAACCAGGATATGTATGCTTATGTCGCTGAATATTCTGGTTTGCCGATAAAAAATCCTGGAGACATTGCTAACGTTTATGGTACTTTAGTTTCTGAA gaAAAAATGGGAATGAAACTTCCTGAATGGGTTCATAAGTACTACCCGAGAAAAATGTCGCCTTTGATGGTCTTCAGTCTCTCGCAGAACGTGTGGAACGACAAGCTTCGTCGTCTATCTGGCGGGCCATTTGTCACGAAAATGGTAAACAAGATGGAGGACCGATCTACCGGAAAACTGACGCCCAAGTCCCGGAAAATGTACGCCTACGTAGCCCATGACAACACGGTAGTTAATATGCTCTCTACAATGGGTGTCTGGGATGAAATAGAACCCGGGTTCAACGCAATGGTACTCGTGGAACTTCATGAGAGCAACGGTCAGTGGTACGTTCAGTTGTTCTACCGCAACGCGCCTGATTATGAGACGCGGCCGCTCACTGTTCCTGGCTGCGAACATCAATGTCCTCTGGAGAAGTTCAAGGAACTAATGTCGCCCATGATCATCGATAACTACGAAGATGAGTGCAAAGTCGATGATCCGAATTACGAAATTCCCCCAGCTCCTCCAGCTTAA